A stretch of the Candidatus Parvarchaeota archaeon genome encodes the following:
- a CDS encoding nucleotidyl transferase AbiEii/AbiGii toxin family protein, with amino-acid sequence MVENVFQRKYKLATAILSDVADCANCKLILVGGTALALFYLQHRVSVDLDFVPVSGDDAKLKEELKGCLSKKGYRAQRGAFTNQFVVQSENASVKVEVFTPDENIEKTEKRIFGGREILVASLDDLLSMKSGTYSRRKKARDLFDVVAILLNTGNGLSRAEQMVKEHGIPEDEAELLDMVPDEKVLQAFNKVINK; translated from the coding sequence AGCTTGCTACCGCAATACTCTCAGATGTTGCGGATTGTGCCAATTGCAAGCTTATCCTGGTCGGAGGCACGGCGCTTGCGCTTTTCTACTTGCAGCATCGGGTGAGCGTGGATCTTGACTTTGTGCCTGTTTCCGGGGATGATGCGAAACTCAAGGAAGAGCTGAAGGGATGTCTTTCTAAGAAGGGTTACCGCGCTCAAAGAGGGGCATTCACAAACCAGTTTGTTGTGCAATCAGAAAATGCGAGTGTCAAAGTTGAGGTTTTCACTCCAGATGAAAATATCGAAAAAACGGAAAAGCGCATTTTTGGCGGTAGGGAAATCCTAGTTGCATCTTTAGATGATTTGCTCAGCATGAAATCAGGCACCTATTCTCGGCGCAAAAAAGCGCGCGACCTTTTTGACGTGGTTGCCATCCTTCTAAATACTGGCAATGGCTTATCGCGTGCCGAACAAATGGTAAAGGAGCACGGCATCCCGGAAGATGAAGCAGAACTTCTGGACATGGTTCCTGATGAAAAAGTGCTTCAAGCTTTCAACAAGGTGATTAATAAATGA